A region of the Mytilus edulis chromosome 11, xbMytEdul2.2, whole genome shotgun sequence genome:
ATTTAGATTTTGAATGTTGATAGAAAATACAATTTTGAAGTTTAACTCCTTTAATAGTAATCCATTTAAAATGCCAAAGAAAATAACTAATAAGAATTTTGTctgaatttcaatttttgtttttaattctatGCACCCAAATACATCCACAATTAGAATGTGCCGTAAATTTGAAACCAGTTGAGATATCAtcataaaattttgtattcatgGTAAGCACATTAGTAgcaataaaaaaatgcaaaaaaatgaaaatatgtataCAGCTCATCTGGACCCATTTTCTCAGTCAGTCACATATGTGTTTCAACaccggtgtactactgttgcctttattattcaaCAGATGTATGAATACATGTCCGGCGGAAAATTAACTTCGaagtttgtcaaaattttcatAGGCTCGTTTCACGACACTTAATAGAGCAGCTTGAGAAAGTTTAGTCAACATCTGTTTTATATCATACGAAACCAAAAAAGCTATTTGACATAGGATTTAATTTCTCAATTATATTAATGAAAGATGCTGTATCTTTTATATATAAAGACTGATTTTGAACTATAGGTACAAGAACATAATCTACATAATGGCCGATAAGTTCATTTACGGATCTGTGATATAATTGGTCTGCCAAGTAGAAATACATTTAGTTCATTTGATCCATCATGTTGAATTTGTTTGAACTTCTCCGTTTCAAGACGGTGAATGTTTGTGCTATTCTTTCGCTCTTTCTATCTTAGTAAGAGTGATTTTCACATATTTTTGTTCTATTGGTAGAAAAGATAATTCAAGCTTTGTGAAATTGATATAATTTTCCAACGTATGGCACGTAGAAGCAGGTTTATATCATGTATTGCTATGAAGTGGATGAAGGTCAGTTTTTTTCTTGACTGAACATATATCGACATCGTAGTTTTCTAGCAAATTCATTTTAGTCTTTCAGTATAgacattttcacattttttattgaTGGCGTTGGTATAAATTTCAAGCTGTTTGCCAACATGATATATTCCTGATGAGATTTATATTATATGATTATTTAATAATCTGTTAATGATTTCAGATTCATACCAAGAATAGAGTACAATACGTTTTATAGCTATAAATTTTGAACGAACTGAGTTAAGTGTAATTTACACATCATCAGATATTGAATttgagattttatataaaaagaatataataCATTTTGCATTCTATCTCCAAATAATATTCAATATGCATCTTGTATTTGAAAACCAACGACTAACACTtaatatggggacggagtccccaataacagtagaaaattcaataaaaaaaaaaatacgggaaaatttcccgaatttttcattgtactaatgaactcaaaatcgttaacttttttttatgtcatgttttgaaatcccggaccggCGCAGAAGTAGTTACCGGTAGTGAAGCATCGGCGCAGATCGACTTTTTAAAATCTATTCCGGTTCTGCTGACGAAcaatcttaaaaaataaatatgaataccAAAAAGAGTACGGACTACAACACAATAACATTACCATGCATATGCTTTTCGTGTCCCTTTTTACGATTAACGTTCGACTAGTTTAGTGTCAATTTGTTATTCGTttgatatttaacaaaaatagaacaaagattaaaattatatcaAGTAATTCAACATTTATTCATTTGTCATCGCTAGTTTTTATCACTTGTCGGTATTGATACACATCAGCTTCTTAACAACTGGAAAGATGGCCGGTGGCTTCATAGCAACACGCTTcttgtttacattaaaatatcaagttttagtccttttttaccttttataatgtatattttttttacatatcaatTCTACAAGTACATTACCGCATAGTAACTGCCATTAAATTCATAGGATTGCCATATATAATGTCTCCTTGTCACAAAAAAATCGTCTGCACGTTCGTTAGCAGACGACTATTGGCTCGCTGACAACCCTTGAATTTTCAAGACCATCAAAACCCGTTATATATATTTGCCAAAGAACTACTTGTAAGTGTGAATTGAATTGAAAGTTGCCATCTTAATTATATACTATTTTAAGAAGGAAAACAGAGATAAAATGCAGAACATTAAAAGTTATAGTGGCAGTGACCATTCATATGCTCGTTATGCATTGCCATTGGTCAATGGCCATTCTTTTGATAATATGCAGAACAGAACCAGTGACCATTCATATGCTAATATGAATGATACACCGGTCAATGGTCATTCTTTTGACAAACATTCAAATCATCATTATAATTGCAAAACtgatgatttttcatatttagttCCCAATTTAACTTTTGCTGATGTTGTTAAATTTGTTCCCAAGAAAACCGGAGACAAGAATGAAATTATGCCAGTCTTCAATGTTACTCCAAGTTCTACACAGGTTTATGCTTCAAGTTCTCCACTAAATAGTGAGCAAACATATGCAAATGTAGTCAAGtcccaaaatacaaaaactaaagCCATTTATTCTAAATTAGATACTGTTATTAAATCTGAAGCTGAGGAATGTATTCCAGAATCacacaacaaaaaagacacacaGCATTTAGTACAGAAACAATCTTTTTTAAATGTGCCCCACAATGGAGTGATTGCTATAGAAAACGATAACTTTTTCATATATGATGTTCCTGGAGATGGAAATTGCTTTTTCTCATCACTTAGTTTAGCTATAAATGGGGATTTCTCCCAGACACATGTCTATCGCTCATTATCATGCTCAGAAATttacaacaatttttatatatatgaggATATTCTAAAACTATCCCATTATAACAATATCACAAGGgatatttatttacaaacaatGGTCAATGGAAGAGGATGGGCAACCTCTTGTGAGATATCAATGGCATCAAAAATTACTCAAAGCAATATAAATATCTGGATACAAGGAACAAACTTGGCAAACAAAACAGTTTTTACCAAAGAGCAATACATCCACTCACCTCAGAGtagaacaataaatattttacttAGCCATAACCATTTTCAACTGTTGAGAAAAATTCCACAACAACCAATTATTTTACTGTcacaattaaatgaaaataaatatgcaatatcaaataaaaatggtAACGCCAGTATTAagagaaaatttaattttaaacatttaaccgttcctgaaaaaaaaacaaaaaattgtttaCCTTCCAAATGTTACATGTATGTCAGAAAATCATAtttctgaaaaatttaaaaacatgccAATTATAAAGTCAATTGATAGTAAGTCACTTAAAAAAATCAATCGAGATCAAGAACTGCAGGTTGAATGTATAGAGCAAGGTATAAAATATGAGCTTCCAAATATAAATGAGTCTGCAAAAGAATACCAAAAAAGATGCTTGAGAATAAAGAGAAGAATTAAgatcatgaaaaataaaaaaacagcacAAATATCACATACATCTGTCAACAATGAACATTTCAATACTGGAGATTCTCTAAATTATAGCCAAAACAGTGTGTCAACAAATACAATTGCTGACAATCAGGTACTTGAAActcataataaaacaaatatgactaACAATCAAACAGAAAAAGATTTAGACCTGCAAACTAAATGCAGAAAACTGGGTTTAACATATGACCCACCTGTTGAAAATGAAACTCcagatgaatataaaaaaagatgcttgaaaaattataataaaattaaatacaaactaaataaactaaatataaattttGAGACAATACCAGATCCACCCCCATTTGCTGATGATGAGCATTTTAACAAGGCAGTTAACTGCATTCGTTCTTTTGAACTACAAGAAATGTCTTACACAATTGATGTTTGTTCAGTTTGTTTTGAAAGAaagattaatttgaaaaaaaaacagtgtatGTGAAAGGTGTTTTAAAGATAAAGTTGTAATTAAGATGTTTTCTACTGAAAATAATATGAATCCTGGAGAAGTACCCCTAGAACTAGCAAATTTATCTGTTGTTGAAGAGCAATTAATTTCCCGAATTTCACCTTGCATAAATATCCACATGTTAAAACATGGGGGTATTGCTGCAAATGGCCACTGTGTGGCGTTTCCACAAGAGGTAAATGAACCTGGCAAAATTTTACCTAAACTTCCTTCAGAAGTTAATATAATAAGAGTTAGGAAAATAGGAAAAAACGATACATCAAAAGAATTCAATGTCAGGCGGCAAAAAGTACAAATAGCccttatatggttaaaaaaaaataatccggCTTATTCTGACATAGAAATAAGTGAAGAACGCTTAAATTTATTACCAGAGGATGGGCAAATACAAAACATTCATACATTATAGTATAACTCTAATGTTGGACATTTAAATGATCAGGGTCCAGCACCAAAGCAAATTGATCCAGGTAATGTGGAAGGAGAAACTATCTCTAGTGTTTTGCTTCCAGAACCATGTTttgatattaaacaaaaaatacaagatGCTGTTGATGAAATTGCTACAGAAGAAAATACTAACATTTCTATTAATAAAAAAGGTCAGGTATCAATTCCTTGGCCAACTCGTGGTAAGATTCCACTTTCTGAGTTTACTACAAGACATTTTTTCACACTAGCTTTTCCATGTTTATTTCCACATGCTTGTGCAGACTTCCATATGAATCGCCCATTAACATGTTCTTCGATGTCAGACTGGGCAAACCATTTAATTTGGTATAAGGATGGCCGCTTTGCAAAGcacaaattttttaaattcattgttcaCAATATAATAAATAGAAAACGTGTGCTAGATAATAGTACATTTATAGTTCAACAAAAACTTGGTGAAAATATGTTAACACTTTCAGATTTGAAGGCTAAATTACAAACTGGAGATAAATCTGTAGCTGAAAAAAATTCTTTATTTCAGTGCAAACCTCAGAGGCACTTCACAATATTGGAATCAAAGATCAAAAGAATTAAGAGCCCTTATTCAGTATAAAATTAATGAAGGTCAGGGTCTACCATCTTTTTTTACCACTGGCAGTTGTGCAGAATTTTACTTTAAACCACTGAAACGAATCCTTTCCCTTTACATTAAAGAAACAACTGGCAACGAAATTGATTTAAATGACCACAACAAAATGTTCAAAGCTGTACAAGATAATACACACATTGTTGGagattattttgataaaagaaCTCAAAGCTATTTCAAAGAGATTATGGGACCTGTATTTGGGGTTAATAGTTATTGGTATAGGCAAGAATTTTCAAAGTCAAGAGGTATGATACATTGGCATGGTTTGTGTTGGCGATTTGACAAAGAACCTCACAATCTTATGCACCAAGCTTACGTTGATGGAAAAACAGATGACGAATGTGCAAAACTTCTCTCTGACTGGGCTAAACTAGAATACAAAATGACTGCAAACCATCCTGCAGGGCTAGATGAAAACAATAAGCCCAAAAAAAATCTGTGGCCTCCACCAGAAGGCACTGCCCCAGCCCCTCCTGATGAAAAATATCCACTAAATAAATTGCTTATGGATGTAAGTGAATCACAAGAAAGTATCTTGGAAGATCATTTACTTCTATGTAACAGAATAAATCTGCATAGGTGCTCAGATTATTGTCTTCGTGCCCCTAGAAATAACCCCTCTAATCCAGTTAAACAGTGTCGTATGGAGTTTGGCACATCATTAAACCCAGGTAAAACCGTTAGAGATAATCCAGCAATAGTAAAAGATAGAAATGGATCCTTACGTTTAGAGATGGAGAGGGACCACCCTAATCTGGTCCAACATTCTCAAATACACACACAGGCATGGCGAGCAAATGGTGATATATCTCTAATTCTTTCAAAGAGTGGGCCTGAAAATCCCTCTGTTAATGAAATTATTGCAGTAGAAAAATATGTTAGTGGTTATGCATGTAAAGGCAATGAACCTACAGGGGCTGTGGCAGATTTATTTAATGATATGGTAAATAGTGCTGATGAAACAACCGGTTCTAATACCAAATCACTATGTACAAAATTATTAATGGGAActgttaaaagagatatttcagcTGTTGAAACCTCTTTTGAACTGTCTGCTTTACCTCTATATAGATCAAGCCATGCATTTCAAAATATAAGTTTAACTGGTGCACGAATACTAGAAAAAAATGGATCCACTGCTACAAAACTGACCCCATTAGATAAGTATTTATCCCGTCCAGAAAATGATCACTGTTCGTGGTACAATTATATTTGCAAAAGTGGAAAAGTCCCTGTTATATCAGGTGGAAGTCTCAGAGCAACATGTCCCCTTACagaaaattattgtaaaaataccCTTATTCTTCATTGGCATGACTGGAGAAAATTTTCAGACATTAAAGATGATAATGTAAGTTGGAATGATTTATTCAGGCATTTTTTATTAACTGACTATTGTCCAAACTTTGTAAAGGCAGACGTTGAACGAGCAAATAATGCAGCACAAAATGGACTCGTGGATGATGAGTCGGACGATGATAATTCTGAATTTGAAAACATGTCTCAGCCAGAGTGGATCCAAGTTATTAAACCAAATGCAGAATTCACAGACAATTCAGAATTTAAGTTTGATGATGGGGGACCAGATTATAACTGGTCCGTCACAAACTATAATTATCCTGCAGACTTGGGAGTAAAATTTATAGAGAACTTGAAAATTGAAGAAAGCATTTCTGTTGATGAACTGTCATTTAATACAGATATAAATATTTCATCTTTAAATGAAGACCAAATGTTTGCCTTTAATTTAGTTATGAAAGcattatttgattttcaaaataacCCAGTTAATTTTACTCCATTAAGACTGATTGTAGGTGGCAGTGCAGGATGTGGCAAAACATATCTAATTAAGTGCTTGGTAAAAGcagtgaaatgtttttttaatacaaataagtGTGTACAAGTTCTCTGTCCTACTGGTAACAGTGCTAATTTAATAGATGGTGTAACCATGCATAGCTTTTTAAAAATTCCCACAACATATAAGTCAAAAGAAATGAAAGCTCCTGATGGCTCTACTggtgaaattttacaaaaaaactgtGAAGGTTTAAAAGTACTTATAGTGGATGAGCGTTCTTTAATTGGATGTACAACGTTAGGTTGGATGGAGTACATGTGTAGATGTGCTGTACAAAAAGGTTTAAATGCTTCTCAATCCTGGGGGGGGCTCCCTGTTGTAATTTTTCTTGGTGATGATGTGCAACTGCCCCCAGTTTTAGATACTCCTGTATATAAAGCAAATTCAAAAAGCCCAGCAGGTATGCATGGTGCACTTGTTTGGAAAGAATTTAACGAGGCAATATTATTAAAAACTGTAGTCCGCCAAGCAGAGGatcaatcttattttaaaaatgtcctTGGTGCTTTAAGAGAGTACAAACTTACTCAAGACCATGCAACCTGGCTGCAAAAATTTCAATGGGGAGACCTCCTTAAGTCACATGGTCAATCGTTTATAGATGACATGGATGAAAATAGTCTTTTTGTTTTTCCTACCCATAACGAAGAATGGcttcataataaaacaaaaattttaaaagcaaatGAAAGAAATCCAATAGCAAAAGTAGATGCCATTTCTCATGGTTCACATGCAAAGGGTGTATCCAGTGAAAACGCTAAAGGCTTACTTCCGACCGTTTATTTATGCATAGGTTGTAAAGTTATGTTGACAACAAACTTACATGTGAAATTTGGCCTGTTCAATGGTTCAACTGGGACGGTTGTCGAAATTATCTACCCTGAAGGCAAAACTCCAAAAGATTGTCAACCAGTTTGTGTGatggtaaaatttcaaaaatatactgGACCACCTTTTGTAAACCATGATGTAAAAATTGTACCTATTACACCTATTAAACGAAAAATTGATTGTTTTTGCTATTCATGTTCTATAACCCAAATACCACTCAGGCTGGGCTGGGGCACTACAATACATAGATGTCAAGGTATGACTATTGGAGAAGGAGAATCAAGTAGATATATTGTTATTAATCCAGGCACACGAAAGTTTGAATCACTTACCCCTGGAGCTTTATTTGTAGCACTGTCGCGCGCTAAGACTGCAGGTGATGATAGAACACCACCAGACTTTGCATGGCACCCTGCAGTCTTAGTCAATCAAGACAGATTATGTCACATAGTTAATACTCCTACAACTAGAGCTAGAGACTTAGAAattaaaagaattcaaaatttatCCAATGCAACTTTTTCTAAATACTCATTTATAAGTAATAGCAAAATTTTACATAAATTCAGGGAAACAACTGATCTTCGACATGAAGAATAAATGCATTATgaaactttttttgatttttttttgctaatcTAACATTTGTGTAGTaagggacataccagtctctaaccaattaCACTATTTTTCTTTACCCAtcatggtaggggacataccagtctctaaccaataacaccagtTTTGTTCATCCTatatgccaatggtaggggacataccaatACCAGTCTCTTATCAATAACACAATTTTTGCTCATCccacatgccaatggtaggggacataccagtctctaaccaataacaccatttttgctcatccaacatgcctgtggtaggggacataccagtctctaaccaataacaactgttttgctcatccaacatgccaatggtaggggacataccagtctctaaccaataacaccacttttgctcatccaacatgccaatggtaggggacataccagtctctaaccaataacaccatttttgctcatccaacatgccaatggtaggggacataccagtctctaaccaataacaacttttttgctcatccaacatgccaatggtaggggacataccagtctctaaccaataacaactttattgctcatccaacatgccaatggtaggggacataccagtctctaaccaataacaccacttttgctcatccaacatgcctgtggtaggggacataccagtctctaaccaataatactatttttgcttatccaacatgcctgtggtaggggacataccagtctctaaccaataatactatttttgctcatccaacatgccaatggtaggggacataccagtctctaaccaataacaacttttttgctcatccaacatgccaatggtaggggacataccagtctctaaccaataacaactattttgctcatccaacatgccaatggtaggggacataccagtctctaaccaataacaccacttttgctcatccaacatgccaatggtaggggacataccagtctctaaccaataacaccatttttgctcatccaacatgcctgtggtaggggacataccagtctctaaccaataacaactgttttgctcatccaacatgccaatggtaggggacataccagtctctaaccaataacaccacttttgctcatccaacatgccaatggtaggggacataccagtctctaaccaataacaccatttttgctcatccaacatgccaatggtaggggacataccagtctctaaccaataacaacttttttgctcatccaacatgccaatggtaggggacataccagtctctaaccaataacaactttattgctcatccaacatgccaatggtaggggacataccagtctctaaccaataacaccacttttgctcatccaacatgcctgtggtaggggacataccagtctctaaccaataacaactgttttgctcatccaacatgccaatggtaggggacataccagtctctaaccaataacaccacttttgctcatccaacatgcttgtggtaggggacataccagtctctaacaaataacaccacttttgctcatccaacatgccaatggtaggggacataccagtctctaaccaataacaccatttttgctcatccaacatgcctgtggtaggggacataccagtctctaaccaataacaactgttttgctcatccaacatgccaatggtaggggacataccagtctctaaccaataacaccacttttgctcatccaacatgccaatggtaggggacataccagtctctaaccaataacaccatttttgctcatccaacatgccaatggtaggggacataccagtctctaaccaataacaacttttttgctcatccaacatgccaatggtaggggacataccagtctctaaccaataacaactttattgctcatccaacatgccaatggtagggaacataccagtctctaaccaataacaccaattttgctcatccaacatgcctgtggtaggggacataccagtctctaaccaataacaccacttttgctcatccaacatgccaatggta
Encoded here:
- the LOC139494194 gene encoding uncharacterized protein, encoding MFKAVQDNTHIVGDYFDKRTQSYFKEIMGPVFGVNSYWYRQEFSKSRGMIHWHGLCWRFDKEPHNLMHQAYVDGKTDDECAKLLSDWAKLEYKMTANHPAGLDENNKPKKNLWPPPEGTAPAPPDEKYPLNKLLMDVSESQESILEDHLLLCNRINLHRCSDYCLRAPRNNPSNPVKQCRMEFGTSLNPGKTVRDNPAIVKDRNGSLRLEMERDHPNLVQHSQIHTQAWRANGDISLILSKSGPENPSVNEIIAVEKYVSGYACKGNEPTGAVADLFNDMVNSADETTGSNTKSLCTKLLMGTVKRDISAVETSFELSALPLYRSSHAFQNISLTGARILEKNGSTATKLTPLDKYLSRPENDHCSWYNYICKSGKVPVISGGSLRATCPLTENYCKNTLILHWHDWRKFSDIKDDNVSWNDLFRHFLLTDYCPNFVKADVERANNAAQNGLVDDESDDDNSEFENMSQPEWIQVIKPNAEFTDNSEFKFDDGGPDYNWSVTNYNYPADLGVKFIENLKIEESISVDELSFNTDINISSLNEDQMFAFNLVMKALFDFQNNPVNFTPLRLIVGGSAGCGKTYLIKCLVKAVKCFFNTNKCVQVLCPTGNSANLIDGVTMHSFLKIPTTYKSKEMKAPDGSTGEILQKNCEGLKVLIVDERSLIGCTTLGWMEYMCRCAVQKGLNASQSWGGLPVVIFLGDDVQLPPVLDTPVYKANSKSPAGMHGALVWKEFNEAILLKTVVRQAEDQSYFKNVLGALREYKLTQDHATWLQKFQWGDLLKSHGQSFIDDMDENSLFVFPTHNEEWLHNKTKILKANERNPIAKVDAISHGSHAKGVSSENAKGLLPTVYLCIGCKVMLTTNLHVKFGLFNGSTGTVVEIIYPEGKTPKDCQPVCVMVKFQKYTGPPFVNHDVKIVPITPIKRKIDCFCYSCSITQIPLRLGWGTTIHRCQGMTIGEGESSRYIVINPGTRKFESLTPGALFVALSRAKTAGDDRTPPDFAWHPAVLVNQDRLCHIVNTPTTRARDLEIKRIQNLSNATFSKYSFISNSKILHKFRETTDLRHEE